The genomic stretch ACAAGTGACAAATTAGAGAATTAGTGTCAACATTAACCACGGCAAATATGTGGCTTATCTAGTTGAAGTAATATAATTGAACCTCAAATTATATGAGAGGAAAGCAATGACACTAAAATTTCCTTGATTTGGACACctttaatatataattcttaTTCCCAACGTAATAAAACATAGTGATTGAGAGTAGTATATCTATGTATGCATTATTAATTATGAGTAAATCTTATCTGATGCAGTCTCATGTGAAACATATATACGTAACacttataatatttttcaatgcaTTTATATAACGtatgatattttaattaaaagtactCGATATTACACATTTTAAGGTGAAATGGTCTCACAGGGACATTCATTAATTTAAATGAAATATCATATTGTCTTGTagacagtgttgcaaaaatctcgccaAGGCATCATATCGGTCGTCCGTCTAACGTGTCACCATAATCGATggtctaggcggccgcctaggtcACTTAGGCATTGACCGCCaaggccgcctagtcggccaattAGCTATTGTATTTGTTTTAAAAGAGTTATTTCacccaaaacgacatcgttttgaacaaaataatcctaaattgttcaaactctaaatgtttttaaggttaatatttaatattttagtattaactattaaagtattgaATACggtataattattagtcttaaaaattaaagaattttaaaaaataaaaaaatacacgaaaaCCTAGGCGCCCATTAATCGCTGTCTAGGCGCCTTAGGCGCTCCCCGGACGCCTGTGGAGAGCCTAGCAATTTTTTCGACCATGCTTGTAGGTAAAATTGGACATTTCTAATTACTTTGAATATAAAATGTTGTTTTCTTGTGCATGATATCTGTAacttttaaagttatttttgcCCAATTGTGTAGTTAGATTAATAGTTAAAAGAAACATATTTTTCACAACATGAAACTATTTTATTCATAGACACCCAATATATAAATGCTGAAAATACAATAATGCAAGAATGATGGTTGGTGTGAGTGTGCCTCATGTAATGCACACACATCTATATAAGCATTGGattatggggtgtttggttattggcttataagccaaattcCAAGTTTATATCTTGTTTAGCAATGGGAGGTTAAGTCATGCCTATCTATTGAGAATAAAATagagtaatttattttcttactaaaCCGTCCGTATAATAGGCCTCCGAGGGGGTTTCAGTAGATTCTGCCCGATGATTGTGTAGGCGTCAATTGGCCAAGAAGGCTTCACCAGAGGactagattttctttttttccttaacATTtcatgaatttattattatattaatttaattattatagcaGCAAGCTTCAGACTCTTCTTATTCCAATTACCCTTCAGTCCTTCACTGGCCCAACAAGGAAAGTACCAATTATTGGAAATTGAATGAATATTCATTTCTAGCAGTGCTGTCAAATATATCACCATCTTCTTCATTTGCTTTCCATATTGGTGGCCATATTATGTGGTTCCATGCATTTCTAATTGGCTTTCCACCCCGGAAGCAATGGACATGATGATTTGCTCAACATGACCAACTTAGATATATATGCTAGAATTTGAACAATGCATACAAAGTTATATTTCGAGAATTTATTATATCATCAATAAcattaaatttatcaaattatctTATTACAGAAAAGCGAATTTacctagggtgtgtttggttgacaggtttagctatGAGGAAtaggtatcaaagtcattgttattgtttgcttgaattggttgacaggtttttagaaaaCTATGCCGTTAGAATAGAACCTTTCCCCTCTTCGGCCTTCAAAGTTcttatttgaatatttgttaCTACCACCAAGATCTGCACCGACGGCCGCTCCGTCCGGGCTCGCTAGTATGGATTTTGACTACCCCTAAATTGCAAATctcatttcctaataaaataagggtttcattccctTCCTCATCAGCCGTTTCCctatactaccaaacatgcaaaatactttcaccaaaacccattaccattacaaAGTATTTGATACCTATTCCGATTCCggttcccatgtgcgaaccaaacacacccataatttatttttaaattctagacaataaaatacggagtaactatTTTGATTTATGGAAAAGTCTATAACCTCTACCCAAATGTGTGTTCCGGGTATTCAATAAAATAGTTTCTATCATTGTGGGCAGTAAGCAAATGTTAGCTTCGTGTTCAGCTGAATTACAATGATTTATATCCTCCCAGATACTATGTCGGGCTGGGACGTAAGAGCCTTGGGATTGGGGAATCAACGTTTtggaaaggaaataaaatattttttaaaaaaatttggatAGTGACTTGCATTCAATAAATTGTCACTTAAAAGCATATACAAATCAGAAAGCAGGACACCCTgcaattttttctcttttttatttcaaagtaaatattaaaaataaaccaaagaaataacaaaaaattatttacaaaatgcAATTGCACTTTCCAAAGTATAATAAAATGCCTTGTGCATCAACATTCATGGCCTACAATGATCACCTTACCATTCATcaattatcaacttcatatcaACCATCAATATTTATCACCCACAATTGATAGTGCTGAATTAAAAGAATTCCAACTTTTTGTGGCTTTAGAGCCACAAACCTGTAATCAGACTgaaaaactttggaaatgcatgaatatatgtatttttaataactttttttctttatatgtgGAAGCAAAGCAAAGTTCAATTAAAGTATCTAAGAAAAGCCCATCTACTTTAGTCTCTTTTAACCTAGGCTTTCTCAGCAGCCTAATCCAGTTGCCCTTTACTAGCCAGTGGCCTCCACGTCAAAGTCAAGAGGATGACTGGACATATATCCATTGCCACATCAGAAAAGGCCCAAACTGAGTCCTCAAAATGATGTGGCAATGCCTACACCAAGTGTTGCACTTTTTGTTATTCAAAGAATCAATAATATATAGTTGTGAATTTTTactctttctttttcctatCTAATCTTAAATCCGTTATTATCTAAACTCATCATTTGAATTTATGTCTGATGCACTTAGTGCAACCTCAACATATGTTTCTTTGCAGTTATTTTACTTGGTTGGAGAAGGAGGGACTGAATTGTGGGCCTTGTAGAAAAGTTAAAAGCAAAGtaaaattgtgtatatatatttagggttagcgaacagagctttcagTAACTAtttgtgttcgtgttcgttaAGCATTcgtttatatttgtttattaaggtaaacaaacataaatgaacaaattttagatTTCCGTTAATAAACAAACAGAGTCTAAATATCTGTAGCTAGGCTCGTTTGCTAAGAACTCGTGAACAAACTCTTTTGTGTCCGTttaatacgtagtaatatttatgaacaaGCTTGTTGAATGTCCGTTTAATGATGTCCGTGAACAAGCTGGTTTAgtattcgtttaataatgtttacgAACATATTCATGAACAAGCACTtaaagcctatatatatatatatatatatatatatatatatatatatatatatatatatatatatatatatatatattatattaatttaaagattatacaattatattactttattaattttattgggATGGTTCGCGGATgccaaatataaatattttgttttaaagtttTCATGTTTTTGGCTTGTAATGTGAACAAataatttgtgtgttttttttctttggtacTTGATATTTTCACTTTGATATTAGATGTTACTTTTGtacttatttgtatttgtattattttatcgtaattgcaaattttaatatagtattgTTTTTGTTGATATGAAAACTatttgtagtatttatttaggtACCACACTTTTAAACAATATTGGTAGATGAGATTGGATATTGTTAACTTTCGAGAAGATTCTCAAGTCTTTCAATGTCACAAAGAGTTCTTGAAATATACCACTGCAACTAAGGCAAAGTTACATGTTCCTAAAGGTCTAACAACTGATAATTGGAATGAGTTATGTGATTTTTGGTCTAAAGGGGATGTGCAGGTATTTTTCTTCCATAATATAAGTTATATGATTTTACTTTTTGcttgataaaaatatttatatggtTGTGATGCTTAGTATTGTAGGTGAAATGGATGATAAACTCTTGGTGCCGTAGTCAACAAAAAATACCTCATAATCAAGGATCTACGGCATTTGTATCGGTCTCGTATGTATTCAAGGTTCACTAATGATTCAGCTaagatatatatactaattttttttttgacaacatatatatgtactagAAAGTAAGCTTTCAACATGTCATATCTATCGATCGTACCCTTTCTTAAAACCACGCTGTATCAAATGGGTCTTCACTTGTTCAGAACTTCGatatttctcaaaattttacAATCACAACACGGACACACAATAAAGTCTTCGCCTTTTTAATTTACTCCTATTTTCTTCAGCATATTGTATAAACTCTTGAACTCCTTACATATATGTGAGTGCAGTGCGTTTCTCATACATCTAACTTCGATCTATATCTGTCAATTGATTAAATGCTACTCTAAGTACTGTGTAGATATGAATATTCGATGATGGACGCACTTAGAAATGATATTAGGTGatttgaattgaaatcaaatttcCTACTTCGTAATCAAAGAACCTAATCCGTTTTTAGAAAAgtgcaaattaaacattaattttaatgaaaactataatgaacttcttctatataatcttacatttatatactttgaattatttatttaaatataaacattgggcattaaatcAGTCACGCACTACGCGTgtaaaattagtatatatataaagaaaagagTTTAATGGAAACTGAGATGGGTTTTTATTTGAAGGGCCCAAAATGtgtcataaaattaaattggtCTAGCAAAACCAGTTGGGCCAGTTTTCGTTTTTATTGAAAGGCTTAATAACTGCAGTCCAATTCACTTGCAGTTCCTGAATGATCGATTGCAATAGTCATTATTTTCATAAATGATAATGGAAGCCATGACGGATGTTTTGGGATCGTTATtccatagaccatggtccacacattttTTGTgtaaaccataaataaaaagtacatttttaatatagtaaaagtaaattatttgtatacataaagtacattaatttaaagtacatgattttttaaataatatacattcagtacacaaataatgtacttttaatatattaaaaatgtatattgcattcatggtccacacaataatttgccgatgTTCTGTGCAATATATATTGTGGACTAAGGTCCACAGCGTTGTGGACCCTGAATAAAAACAACATcgtcttaatttttaaattttaacggACTCTTAGTTTTCCGTTCTTATGTTTATACACAGTTAATAAATGTTACAGGTACAGAATTTGTACTGTTAAGTTACATAATTACGTAACATAAGACACAGAAACTAACAACCCAAGACACatacacacgtatatatatatatatatatatatatatatatatatatatatatatatatatatttatttatttattttcaaatctgatttaggtagataatttatgtTATATAGGCTAATAGGCATAGAATTACACaacaaaatacataaatttataacataggACACAAATCAGAATATGTTGTGTATTACACAACTACTAATCTATTTTAGGTTTGAAATTCATACTCTTATATAGTAGAGAAatttataacacaagacacataaaatcacaacacaagacacatacacgttatacatttacttattttacatAGCTACTAATTTgtttaaggtacaaaattgaTACTcttatagtatagattttataatacaagacacaaaaacgcGAAATACAAGACATATacacacatgttatatattcacTTATTTTCAAATCTAAAGGTGGAGAATTTATGTTTATACGcacataatttcacaacacaagacatatATAAATTCATGAATAAAACACACATacaatatgttgtgtgttacataactactaatttgttctacgtacaaaattcatactcttaaagtACAGAAttacataataaaattacaaaagaatagaaaatgacAATGCATGACACATACATATgctttatagtaaaaaaaaaaaatcaaaaataaaatcaaaaataaaatttggcacTAAGTCATTTAGGACCAAGGTCCATATTACACTATGGACCctagtccacggtataacgatggGATGTTTTGGTATCCATCCTCTActatttagtaattatattaaattaaaaaaaaatcagtataaTTAAAAGTTATCTTAAAATCTTTCTTCTTCTACTCACAATATGTAAACTAGAGACCTTATTTAATGAGAATTGAGCTTCTACTGGTTAGACAATAGAATGCTCATTAATAGCACGTTTTAAATCCTAATATTAGAATTTAAATAACTTACAATAGTCCATGTAGGTTATATCATTATTGAATCATATGTCTATTGTCAAATTATACATTATGTTAAAAATATTGTACTGAATTTTTTCGGATCAAATTGCCTTTACAGTGTTAAGTAttttattaagtaattattaattactaaaTCAATTATCATACCTAATTACATTTACtttaaatacattatttaccaaaataatttacctaattattaaatactatattagatcattttttttgaaaaatattaaaccaaatatattttactatgatgaagtattattttttatttatatatttacgaattataatatataactaatcaacccaacaagaacaacaaaaaaaaaagttgaagaaagattatcaaatttatcacaaataattaaattatttacaatattttacatttttacctaGACGAACATCTCTATATtgtaaaaacacacacacatatatgacttgtgtcatatatttatttgttattattttttgaattatttgaatataatcataatttaaTCATTGGGCACTTACTCGTATGCATCACgtgtataaatattatattctaataaaagttaatgtcttttaattttatgttaaatttgaagggggttgaaaggaaattgcagttgcgcggaacagaggccgttcatctgttcaacacaactgcagttctagacggatgaaacggcctctgttccgcgcaacggcagttccctttcaatacaactacagtatcagttcaacataactacactatcagccatgaccatggtccaccgtataacgacCTGAAAAGTTGTAAACACCCCTCATATTAAGATACACTTTATAACACTCAAAGATggtaataaaaaaatgtttcaaaCTCAGCACATCTCACTTAAtcttttaatgtttaatttactaattattatccATGAGTAAGGTTTACTGAATGCATACTTTTTAAGTAGTGTATGCGGtgccaaataaaaataaaaataaaaaaaggaaaaaatttctgaaaataaaaagaccatatacaaataagaaattaatttattgCGCTGCTCCTTAAAAACTTTATACAAGTACAAACTCAAATTATATATGCtattatcttatatatatatagtacaagcTAGTActtaattcatttattaaacACTGTAAAATACAAACACAAAAGCCACATGGTTTTAATTTTAAGCATCAAAATCTGAAAGAAAACAGTTATTAGTGGAGCATGAGAGTGACGAGGGTGAAGTAGGAGGAGAAAGaaaagaggaagaggaagaataCGACGTCGTGGCATTACAAATAGTTGATGGTCTCCGAATAACTAAAGGAACCACATCTTCAAGCAACCCTTGTGAATCCCATTCATCAATTGGGGTCGGATTATTTGTGTCCTCCCTACCTGGATTCTCGTACACTACATGGTTTGTCTGCTCCTGTTCCTGGGACTCCACTAGTTCTTCTGCAATGGtcttcttttgtttctttgtgGGTACTAAGTCAATGGTCTTGTTGGGTTCATTATCCAACGTGAAAAAGGGATATGCAAAATGGAGATGAAGTCCTTCGTATGTGATTATTAGGGTGTCTGGATCATCACTGCATCTCTCCACTTGTTTTTTGGCTCCACACTTGGGGTTTGTGCACTTGTAATAGCTCCTATATATGCCAAAACTCTAAGTTAGAATTTATGTACTCAAAATAATGAAATTCTATATTACAAAAGTTTTTAACCATCTCTTACTTGTTAAAGAAGTGATTAAACTGGGATAACCCCAGCCAAGATATATGGCTAagaatacaaacttgtaaccaatCATAAGGTTACGAGTTCGAATCTCAGCCGTCTTGGTTTGAGATGGTCAGCTATAggcaacctagactggtttatcttcttgtggtcctttatCAGTTATAGTTACAAAGTGCGCGGGATTTACCCATTACACACTCTCGATCGAGTAGTGGCTACGGGTTTCCCTCGTTATATATCCAAAAAAGAAGTGATTAATCTAACCTGGGATTTGGGCTGTTTTTGATAGATTTCTGGCCATACTTCCTCCACTTATAACCATCATCAGCCATTGCATTGCCACAATTAGTCttgattctcaaagtatatTTACTCTCATGATGATCCCTACTCACCATCAAACCTCTTTCCAACATACAACTTCTGCAAACATATAACTTAAAGTTATCACTCACACAAAACCAAATTtgtcaagaaaacaaaaaatgatcaaTCATCAAAATTAGACACAAACCTGGCATCATGCAGGGGTTGGTTTGCATGGCCATAAATCAAGCTGTTAAGGAGTGAGTAATTTGAAACACCTGCAAAACCACTGGACTCCATTATTGTCTCTTGAGGAGCCAAGAACAACGGCGATTCGTCGTCAAGAAGCTCCTGTATTAGCTCTTCAGCATCCATCATACTTTCTGGATACATAAACTCAGTATGAGCAGCCATGCCAGCGGCTTACTTTATTTAGTACTGCAACACAGgattattatgaaaattgagGAAAAGGTGGGTGACAGTGGAGTAGATAAAGGGAGGGTGTTggaaattttatatgtttaatttctgtTGATGCAATTGTAGTACCACAATGCCTTATTATAAAGAATGATATATTCTCTGGTTGGTAGATGGTGCCTCAAATCCTCTGCATAAATTAAGAAGATAAGGTGACACTCATTGGATGCttctatgtttttgttttatcattggttttgactttttttttttttatcaaagaaTTTCACTCCATAGATGTCAATGGTTACATTCTTACCTTTTCTGTGTTACTGCAatctctcatctctctctcctttttttttttttttttttttttttaagtcattGATTAAAAAAGTGGTAAGCTTATATAAAGTTTAGAAATTTagatcacacttgtgtgaaaccgtctcacaatccttattcgtgaggcaggtcgggtcgagtcaatattaaaatgaaatatttatactgaaaaatataatactaattaggactaaagtgtttattacttagggaaattgtaatacttttgaggacaaatgtaatactttacattttgattaaaagtattacatttttcatcaaaagtattacatcttcctatataaataataaatattttatttctgatttagtgttacatttactagtataagtattcaatttcatcttgacccgacctgtCTTACGGATAAGGGTCCGTGAGtcggtctcacataagtttacttagaaatttagtataaatTACAAGATGATAGTTAATAATaccatttaaaaataatttatattttataccaaCGTTCATTCATATTGTCAAGTTAGATTATTATTTGTCTGCACGGGCGTAGCTCACTGGTTCAGTAGGCAGTATTTGGGACAAGAGACCGATGTTTGAAACTCAACAGTCACAGTGGGGCAATTATGAGCAAAGTGGGTAGATCCTTTGTGCGCACCGACATTTGACCATGTTTGCTGAGCTGAGCTACTAAGTTACCAtagggtgtgtgtgtgtatatatatatatatatatatatatctgattAAAAACTTTTAGATTCAACcatagtatattattttaattaaaaaatttgggAGGTGGGAAAACAGACAGTTGTAGGTGAACTGTCACATTGTTTATTAAGGTATATAAGCTTCACCTGAACCATGAAGTGTGTTAGGAATGAGCATGAATCAACCACTAAAGGCAGTGTTAATAACTACTTATTAAGTAGCACAGTGTTccaagtaattattaattaattctattGATACAATTCTTTACTATTTGAATTCCTCTTAGTCCtgctaaatatatatttttaaaattgaaattgttttgttttgaaacTATTTTAGTATCATGATATAATATATTagcaataaaatattatatttacaataatgAGTCATAAAAATCTTTCaggttaaattaatttattagtatCAAACTAATCTAAGGGAGATGGAAATTTTAACACAACTTGAGTATTCACTTGAATTTGCTTGATGTGAATTGGtcaatcaagttttttttttttttttttgaatgatagTGAATGATGGATCGGAATTGTGTTTTAAGATTTGTATGTCATAAATTAGCAGGTTGGGGATGTCAGGAATAATGttgtttaatttagattttggtGATGTTCATATTTGTAAAGATAAGGAATTTGGAATCCTCAAATTTCTATTGATTGTATTAAATTTGATAGGCCATGTAAAAGGAAAAATAGGTCTGAGCTTTCTATGTTCAATCAATAGATCTTGTCCAGGAGATTCTTTGATCAACATATCATTCTGCAATAGATATTTTCTTCGGTATAAGTCTATCCGATAAATCGTTTTTTAACTGGTTCCAGTAAAGTTTACGTGATCAATATATAAGTCCTTTTAGGGTAGCAAATCCATGGTCTACAGGTAGAGGTACATTTGACAATATGTCAATAAGAGGAATATGAAATGCCTTTTGATAACAAAGAGTCGTTAGGCACGTGTCTAAAACTCCAGACTTCAAGATATGTTCAAAAAGGCCTTGAATTGGCGGGACACCTACCATCTCAAAGTGTGCCAACGGATAGATTCCAAGCCTTTTTAATTTTTGCCTCCTAAGCTCTATAAATAGAGCTCCTCctgatgctttttttttttttttctttttaagttgGTAATTAGAGAGTTGAGAAAAGTTACACGAGTACACAAACCACCAAAGAATTCTAAACAACCTAAGCTTCAAAGAATCATTTCGATTATGGCTAATTGTTTGTtaaatcaaaatcatatatttatGACTAGGAGGTTGGATCATCTTCATTCAAGGCGGCTTGGTAGATGACACTTGAAGTTGGAAGCTAAGATTGGGCGGCAATGAAGAACGCACAACACAGTGAAGAAAGCCTTCCAAGGAGTGTCAAAGAAAAACAAGTAACCTAGTTTGACTTGGTTTGCAACTAATGTGAACGCTAGATTTCACATGTATTTATATCAATACTAGTTAAATCCTCCTTATACTGTTAAGAAGAATAGTAGAATAGGGAGTTCTTGAACCACCACTATAAACATATTGTATAACTTTCTCTCTTCCTTACTCCCTTACATTATCGGTTATTGAATATTTCCGTACACTTtgcaaaataattaaacaagtTACAAACATTGACAAAAGTATAAGACTTCTATTGCTAATgctttgataattttatttattaaaaaaaattataaaaatctatTTACCCCCACCTCTTAGACTTTTACTTTTTCGTGACCAACAATGGTTActaatgtaaataaaaaaaaaattaactcttGTACATGTGTGAATATTAGAGAATTCTATGTAAGACCTTTCCAGAGTAAAAGTCAAACTTTGCTAGCACAATTTGAACCCAAATTAGTCTTATAGTGGTGGAGATACATAATCTTATCTATATAAATGTTACGAGTTCGGATTTGTATATACCACCTACGTCATACCTAATCCAACCAGGTGGtgtatatatgatttatttatCTATAGTTTATAAGTCAATAATTATGAATAATCAAATCTTAGTGCAATAAAGTCTTAAAGTTGGGGCAAATCTTGgcaaagctatatatatattaaaatagaatagtttttcttttgttttggatGAATGAAATTAACTTGCAATTTTGatgaatatttattcttttaaaaaaattgaacatattAGTTATTATGTTAGAATACTtttattaagtttaattatgaatttttagttttaaattttgcatttattttatattttatccaTTTTTAGAAGTTATTTATTAAAGAATAATGTTATACACTACCTCTCATATATTTCcctttcaaataattttcaCCTTCTGACATTACatttttctaacaattaaattcattttattatttggattaaataatataaattcgacatacaaataaaaaaaatgtaccttatatttaagaaaaatacactatttaagtattaaaaaaatatttttttatgattcaCACAACATTATGTATATCATGCTTCACATGATAATTTGCACTATATGACCCATTGGGTTCTTGAAATGAGTGGACAAACTATAGAGACAGGGACTTGACGTCCTAAACAGGTTGTTGAAACCAATGGAACGGGTACATAAGACAACaaatttatgtaattttatGGAATCTTAATTGGATCAAGGACAATGGGCGTTTAGGCCACCCCAATTGTGGGTTTTGATGTGGgtttttgagaaagtcaagtTTATGTGGAGCACAGATGGGGATGGGGAGGAGAGATAAGAAATGGGGTGTGATTTTTAGTCTGCTCACGTGAAGAAAATGTTGTACTTTGTTCGCACATTCAACGCAACTTGCACACTGCAgtttacattgtagtatctgtacATAGATACTGACCAAACGTCCTGTAAGACTCGATCTCATGATCTTACATATGGAAGAACCATTATATGCCATCTGAGAACAAGGTACTTGGCAATTTATTAGATTAGTCGTTTGTATTGTATTTTCATCGTTTTAAGCAATGAATAATCACAAATTTAACAAGAATCATATAAATATGCTAATTTGGGTCAGAGATTTCAGGTTCAAACATTATGGcctggtaaatggttgttggctgattgggttagaaggtatgagtagttgataacattagctgattgtagaaagttgtttgatagattagctgatagatgtttggtataatttcttttctcaaaaaattaatcgaaaaggctgctttgagtaaccttttaaattttagtattttggagttacaaaaagcttattaaccaaacaattaatagtggtcaaataagccaaaattggctgatagactgattatttaccaaacatggcctataGAAATTGTTCGGCTATTGAATACCTAATCTACTAACTAAATACAAATCT from Ipomoea triloba cultivar NCNSP0323 chromosome 12, ASM357664v1 encodes the following:
- the LOC116000396 gene encoding probable WRKY transcription factor 49 codes for the protein MAAHTEFMYPESMMDAEELIQELLDDESPLFLAPQETIMESSGFAGVSNYSLLNSLIYGHANQPLHDARSCMLERGLMVSRDHHESKYTLRIKTNCGNAMADDGYKWRKYGQKSIKNSPNPRSYYKCTNPKCGAKKQVERCSDDPDTLIITYEGLHLHFAYPFFTLDNEPNKTIDLVPTKKQKKTIAEELVESQEQEQTNHVVYENPGREDTNNPTPIDEWDSQGLLEDVVPLVIRRPSTICNATTSYSSSSSFLSPPTSPSSLSCSTNNCFLSDFDA